One Cedecea neteri DNA segment encodes these proteins:
- the malT gene encoding HTH-type transcriptional regulator MalT, translated as MLIPSKLSRPVRLENTVVRDRLLVKLSTAANYRLALIASPAGYGKTTLVSQWAAGRKELGWYSLDEGDNQQERFASYLIAALQHATGGHCVSSEIMAQKRQYASLSSLFSQLFIELAGWDKPLYLVIDDYHLIANPVIHEAMRFFIRHQPENLTLVILSRNLPQLGIANLRVRDQLLEIGSQQLAFTHQETKQFFDNRLATPIEQADSSRLCDDVAGWVTALQLIALSARQSNTPAQHSARRLSGINASHLSDYLVDEVLNNVDADTRNFLLRSSILRSMNDTLISQVTGEENGQMRLEETERQGLFLQRMDDSGEWFCFHPLFGSFLRQRCQWELAAELPDIHRAAAESWMAQGFPSEAIHHALAAGDANMLRDILLGHAWALFNHSELTLLEESLKALPWESLLENPKLVLLQAWLMQSQHRYSEVNTLLARAEQEMNLVIDDTLHGEFNALRAQVAINAGDPAEAERLAMVALEMLPLANFYSRIVATSVHGEVLHCKGDLTKSLSVMQQTEQMARRHDVWHYALWSLIQQSEILLAQGFLQAAWETQEKAFVLIREQHLEQLPLHEFLQRIRAQLLWAWARLDEAEAAARSGMEVLSSFQPQQQLQCLALLVQCSLARGDLDNARNHLNRLENLLGNGPWHSDWVSNADKVRVIYWQMIGDKKSAANWLRQTPKPEFANNHFLQSQWRNIARVQILLGEYDPAEMVLEELNENARSLRLMSDLNRNLLLLNQLYWQSGRKSDAQRVLLEALSLANRTGFISHFVIEGEAMAQQLRQLIQLNTLPELDQHRAQRILREINQHHRHKFAHFDESFVNRLLNHPEVPELIRTSPLTQREWQVLGLIYSGYSNEQIAGELDVAATTIKTHIRNLYQKLGVAHRQDAVQHAQKLLKMMGYGV; from the coding sequence ATGTTAATCCCATCCAAATTAAGTCGTCCTGTTCGGCTGGAAAACACTGTGGTTCGCGACCGACTGTTGGTAAAGCTTTCGACTGCCGCCAACTATCGCTTAGCGCTGATCGCCAGCCCTGCCGGTTATGGTAAAACGACCCTGGTCTCACAATGGGCTGCCGGGCGAAAAGAGCTGGGCTGGTACTCCCTTGACGAAGGGGATAACCAGCAGGAACGCTTTGCCAGTTACCTGATTGCTGCCCTGCAGCACGCTACCGGGGGCCACTGTGTCAGTAGCGAAATCATGGCGCAAAAGCGGCAATATGCCAGCCTGTCTTCACTCTTTTCGCAGCTGTTCATCGAACTGGCAGGATGGGATAAGCCGCTATATCTGGTGATTGATGATTACCACCTGATCGCCAACCCGGTGATCCACGAAGCCATGCGCTTTTTCATTCGCCATCAGCCAGAAAACCTGACGCTGGTGATTCTGTCGCGTAACTTACCGCAGCTTGGTATTGCCAACCTTCGCGTACGCGACCAGTTGCTGGAAATCGGTAGCCAACAGCTCGCCTTTACGCATCAGGAAACCAAACAGTTCTTCGATAACCGCCTGGCAACGCCGATTGAGCAAGCGGACAGCAGCCGCCTGTGTGATGACGTTGCGGGCTGGGTTACTGCACTACAATTGATTGCCCTGTCTGCACGCCAGAGCAACACGCCGGCTCAACATTCTGCACGCCGCCTGTCGGGCATTAACGCCAGCCATCTTTCCGATTATCTGGTGGATGAAGTCCTGAATAACGTGGATGCCGATACCCGCAATTTCCTGCTGCGAAGCTCCATTCTGCGCTCCATGAATGACACGCTGATAAGCCAGGTCACAGGCGAAGAAAACGGCCAGATGCGCCTCGAAGAGACCGAGCGCCAGGGCCTGTTCCTGCAGCGCATGGATGATTCTGGCGAATGGTTCTGTTTCCACCCACTTTTCGGCAGTTTCCTTCGCCAGCGTTGCCAATGGGAGCTGGCTGCAGAGCTGCCGGACATTCATCGGGCGGCCGCTGAAAGCTGGATGGCGCAAGGCTTCCCAAGCGAGGCTATTCACCACGCTCTGGCGGCAGGCGATGCCAATATGCTGCGCGACATTCTGCTGGGTCACGCGTGGGCGCTGTTTAACCACAGTGAACTGACGCTGCTGGAAGAGTCGCTTAAGGCGCTGCCGTGGGAAAGTCTGCTGGAAAACCCAAAACTTGTGCTGCTGCAGGCCTGGCTGATGCAAAGCCAGCACCGCTACAGCGAAGTGAACACGCTGCTGGCACGCGCCGAGCAGGAAATGAACCTGGTTATCGACGACACGCTGCACGGTGAATTTAACGCTCTCAGAGCCCAGGTTGCCATCAACGCAGGCGATCCGGCGGAAGCTGAACGTCTGGCTATGGTGGCGCTGGAAATGCTGCCGTTGGCCAATTTTTACAGCCGTATTGTCGCCACCTCGGTTCACGGCGAAGTGCTGCACTGCAAGGGCGACCTTACGAAGTCGCTTTCCGTTATGCAGCAGACAGAGCAAATGGCCCGCCGCCATGATGTCTGGCACTACGCGCTGTGGAGCCTTATTCAGCAAAGCGAAATTCTGCTGGCTCAAGGTTTTTTACAGGCCGCATGGGAAACGCAGGAAAAAGCCTTTGTGCTGATCCGCGAGCAGCACCTCGAACAATTGCCGCTGCATGAGTTTTTGCAACGTATCCGCGCCCAGTTGCTTTGGGCCTGGGCCCGGCTGGACGAAGCCGAAGCGGCAGCCCGCAGCGGGATGGAGGTACTTTCCAGCTTCCAGCCGCAGCAACAGCTGCAGTGCCTGGCGCTGCTGGTGCAGTGTTCTCTGGCGCGCGGTGACCTGGATAATGCTCGTAATCACCTTAATCGCCTTGAAAATTTGCTTGGGAACGGTCCCTGGCACAGCGACTGGGTCTCCAACGCTGATAAGGTGCGGGTGATCTACTGGCAAATGATTGGCGATAAAAAGTCGGCGGCCAACTGGCTGCGCCAGACGCCGAAGCCAGAATTTGCCAATAACCACTTCCTGCAAAGCCAGTGGCGTAACATCGCCCGCGTACAAATCCTGCTGGGTGAATACGATCCGGCGGAAATGGTGCTGGAAGAGCTAAACGAAAATGCCCGCAGCCTGCGCCTGATGAGCGACCTCAACCGCAACCTGCTGCTGCTCAACCAGCTTTACTGGCAGTCAGGGCGTAAAAGTGACGCTCAGCGTGTCCTGCTGGAAGCCCTGTCGCTGGCAAACCGCACCGGGTTTATCAGCCACTTCGTAATCGAAGGGGAAGCGATGGCGCAGCAGCTGCGCCAGCTTATCCAGCTCAACACGCTGCCGGAGTTGGATCAGCACCGCGCTCAGCGTATCCTGCGCGAGATAAACCAGCATCACCGCCACAAGTTTGCGCACTTTGACGAGAGCTTTGTGAACCGCCTGCTGAATCACCCGGAAGTGCCGGAGCTTATCCGCACCAGCCCGCTGACGCAGCGAGAGTGGCAGGTGTTGGGGCTGATTTATTCCGGCTATAGCAACGAGCAAATCGCCGGAGAACTGGACGTTGCGGCGACGACTATCAAAACGCATATCCGGAATCTGTACCAGAAGCTCGGCGTAGCTCACCGCCAGGACGCGGTGCAGCATGCACAGAAATTGCTGAAGATGATGGGGTATGGGGTTTAG
- the glpD gene encoding glycerol-3-phosphate dehydrogenase has product METKDLIVIGGGINGAGIAADAAGRGLSVLMLEGQDLACATSSASSKLIHGGLRYLEHYEFRLVSEALAEREVLLKMAPHIAFPMRFRLPHRPHLRPAWMIRTGLFMYDHLGKRTSLPASAGLRFGADSVLKPEIVRGFEYSDCWVDDARLVLANAQMVTRKGGEVKTRTRATKATRENGLWVVEAQDIDTGETFTWRAKGLVNATGPWVKTFFDEGLHLPSPYGIRLIKGSHIVVPRVHTQKQAYILQNEDKRIVFVIPWMDEFSIIGTTDVEYHGDPKAVQIDDKEVSYLLNVYNAHFKKTLTKDDIVWTYSGVRPLCDDESDSPQAVTRDYTLDIHDENGQAPLLSVFGGKLTTYRKLAEHALDKLERYYPNIGPAWTKECRLPGGDIGGDRDDYAAKLRRRYGFLTESLARHLARTYGSNSDLVLGEAKSVSDLGEDFGHEFYEAELRYLVEHEWVRCAEDALWRRTKLGMWLNEEQQARVAQWLVKQAAKAGLSLAS; this is encoded by the coding sequence ATGGAAACCAAAGATCTGATTGTTATTGGCGGTGGAATCAACGGCGCCGGTATTGCGGCGGATGCCGCTGGCCGCGGGTTATCCGTGTTGATGCTGGAGGGACAGGATTTGGCCTGTGCGACCTCTTCCGCCAGCTCTAAGCTGATTCACGGCGGCCTGCGCTACCTGGAACATTACGAGTTTCGTCTGGTGAGTGAAGCGCTGGCCGAACGTGAAGTGCTGTTGAAAATGGCACCGCACATTGCCTTCCCGATGCGCTTTCGTTTACCGCACCGGCCACACCTCCGTCCCGCATGGATGATTCGAACTGGCCTGTTTATGTACGATCATTTGGGCAAACGCACCAGTTTACCGGCCTCTGCTGGCTTGCGTTTTGGCGCAGACTCTGTGCTGAAGCCTGAGATCGTGCGCGGTTTCGAATATTCCGACTGCTGGGTGGATGATGCTCGCCTGGTGCTGGCTAACGCCCAAATGGTGACCCGCAAGGGTGGAGAGGTGAAAACCCGCACTCGCGCTACCAAAGCAACCCGTGAAAACGGGCTGTGGGTCGTCGAAGCGCAGGATATTGATACCGGCGAAACCTTCACCTGGCGCGCAAAAGGCCTGGTGAACGCCACTGGTCCATGGGTGAAAACCTTCTTTGACGAAGGGCTACACCTGCCGTCGCCTTACGGCATCCGCCTGATCAAAGGCAGCCACATTGTGGTGCCTCGCGTGCATACCCAGAAACAGGCCTACATCCTGCAAAACGAAGATAAGCGTATCGTGTTTGTGATCCCGTGGATGGATGAGTTCTCCATCATCGGCACCACCGACGTGGAGTACCACGGCGACCCTAAAGCGGTGCAGATCGACGACAAAGAAGTGAGCTATCTGCTGAATGTTTATAACGCGCACTTCAAAAAGACGCTCACCAAAGACGATATCGTCTGGACCTATTCTGGCGTGCGCCCGCTGTGTGACGATGAGTCCGATTCTCCGCAGGCGGTAACCCGCGATTACACCCTGGATATTCATGACGAAAACGGCCAGGCACCGCTGCTATCGGTCTTCGGCGGTAAGCTGACGACCTACCGTAAGCTGGCTGAACATGCGCTGGATAAGCTGGAGCGTTACTACCCGAATATCGGTCCGGCCTGGACCAAAGAGTGCCGTCTGCCTGGCGGTGACATCGGTGGCGATCGCGATGATTATGCGGCCAAACTGCGCCGTCGCTACGGTTTCCTGACCGAAAGCCTTGCTCGCCATCTGGCGCGCACTTACGGCAGCAACAGCGACCTGGTATTGGGTGAAGCTAAATCCGTGAGCGATCTGGGCGAAGATTTTGGCCATGAGTTCTATGAAGCCGAGCTTCGTTACCTGGTGGAGCATGAGTGGGTCAGATGCGCGGAAGATGCGCTGTGGCGCCGGACCAAACTGGGCATGTGGCTGAATGAAGAGCAGCAGGCGCGGGTGGCGCAGTGGCTGGTAAAGCAGGCGGCTAAAGCGGGATTGTCGCTGGCGTCTTAA
- the glpE gene encoding thiosulfate sulfurtransferase GlpE, whose product MDQFECIGVEEAHQKLQQQQAVLVDIRDPQSFAMGHTPGAYHLTNDTLVNFMQQTDFDTPVMVMCYHGNSSKGAAQYLLQQGYDQVYSIDGGFDAWHRHFPAEVAHGA is encoded by the coding sequence ATGGATCAATTTGAATGTATTGGTGTGGAAGAAGCACACCAGAAACTCCAGCAGCAGCAGGCGGTATTGGTGGATATCCGCGATCCGCAGAGCTTTGCCATGGGACACACGCCGGGGGCCTACCACCTCACCAACGACACGCTGGTGAACTTTATGCAGCAAACCGACTTCGACACGCCGGTCATGGTGATGTGCTACCACGGCAATAGCAGCAAAGGCGCCGCCCAATATCTGCTGCAGCAAGGCTATGACCAGGTCTACAGCATCGACGGTGGCTTTGACGCCTGGCACCGCCATTTCCCGGCTGAAGTCGCGCACGGCGCGTAA
- the glpG gene encoding rhomboid family intramembrane serine protease GlpG, translated as MIMITSFANPRVAQAFVDYMATQGVILTIQQHTQSDVWLADESQVQYVRAELEKFVANPGDPRYQAASWSTGHSGVGFSYKRYPFFATIKERAGPLTLIVIGMCIALFVLLNIVGFGPVISVLGWPLVPEQRFEFWRYFTHGLLHFSLLHILFNLLWWWYLGGALEKRLGTGKLLTLTLISTLLSGFMQAKFTGPLFGGLSGTVFALMGYVWLRGERDPESGIQMQRGLLAFAVIWLVIEVFTQSAVIPAHLTGMLVGLAMALVDTLNARKRT; from the coding sequence ATGATCATGATTACCTCTTTCGCCAACCCGCGCGTGGCGCAGGCTTTTGTCGATTACATGGCAACGCAGGGCGTTATTCTTACTATTCAGCAGCATACGCAAAGCGATGTCTGGCTGGCCGATGAAAGCCAGGTACAGTACGTTCGCGCCGAGCTGGAAAAGTTCGTCGCTAACCCTGGCGATCCACGTTACCAGGCCGCCAGTTGGAGCACCGGCCACAGCGGCGTGGGTTTCAGCTATAAACGCTATCCGTTTTTCGCCACCATCAAAGAGCGCGCCGGCCCGCTGACGCTTATCGTCATTGGCATGTGCATCGCGCTGTTTGTCCTGCTCAATATCGTGGGTTTCGGCCCGGTGATCTCCGTGCTTGGCTGGCCGCTCGTACCCGAGCAGCGCTTTGAGTTTTGGCGTTATTTCACGCACGGATTACTGCATTTCTCCTTGCTGCACATCCTCTTTAACCTACTATGGTGGTGGTATTTAGGCGGCGCGCTGGAAAAACGCCTCGGCACCGGCAAACTGCTGACGCTGACACTTATCTCCACCCTGTTGAGCGGTTTTATGCAGGCGAAATTTACCGGCCCGCTATTTGGCGGCCTGTCAGGCACGGTGTTTGCGCTGATGGGTTATGTCTGGTTACGCGGAGAGCGTGATCCTGAAAGCGGCATTCAGATGCAGCGCGGGCTCCTGGCGTTTGCCGTGATTTGGTTGGTTATTGAGGTCTTTACTCAGTCCGCTGTCATTCCAGCGCACCTGACCGGCATGCTGGTTGGCCTGGCGATGGCGCTGGTAGATACCCTGAATGCGCGAAAACGAACATAA
- a CDS encoding DeoR/GlpR family transcriptional regulator, producing the protein MKQTQRHDAIIELVKQQGYVSTEELVEQFAVSPQTIRRDLNDLADQNMILRHHGGAALPSSSVNTPWHDRKATQTAEKERIAQKVASQIPNGATLFIDIGTTPEAVAHALLNHSNLRIVTNNLNVANTLMAKEDFRIILAGGELRSRDGGIIGEATLDFISQFRLDFGILGISGIDSDGSLLEFDYHEVRTKRAIIENSRSVLLVVDHSKFGRNAMVNLGSISLVDTVYTDVVPPAGVMQVIKENNVQLELC; encoded by the coding sequence GTGAAGCAGACACAACGTCATGACGCGATTATTGAGCTGGTTAAGCAGCAGGGATACGTCAGTACCGAAGAGTTGGTGGAACAGTTTGCCGTCAGCCCGCAAACCATCCGCCGGGATTTAAATGACCTGGCCGATCAGAACATGATCCTGCGCCACCACGGCGGTGCGGCCCTGCCCTCCAGCTCGGTTAACACGCCGTGGCACGACCGAAAAGCAACGCAAACCGCGGAAAAAGAGCGTATTGCGCAGAAGGTTGCCAGCCAAATCCCTAACGGCGCCACGCTGTTTATCGACATTGGCACGACGCCGGAGGCCGTGGCGCATGCGCTGCTTAATCACAGCAATCTGCGCATTGTGACCAACAACCTCAACGTGGCCAACACGCTGATGGCGAAAGAAGATTTCCGTATCATCCTGGCAGGCGGAGAGCTGCGCAGCCGCGATGGCGGCATTATCGGCGAGGCCACGCTGGACTTTATTTCCCAGTTCCGCCTCGATTTTGGCATCCTCGGCATCAGCGGCATCGACAGCGATGGTTCTTTGCTGGAGTTCGACTACCACGAAGTTCGCACCAAGCGCGCGATTATCGAAAACTCCCGCAGCGTGTTGTTGGTCGTGGACCACTCGAAGTTTGGCCGTAATGCGATGGTGAATCTGGGCAGCATTAGCCTGGTGGATACTGTTTACACCGACGTGGTGCCACCGGCGGGCGTGATGCAGGTGATTAAAGAGAATAACGTGCAGCTGGAGCTGTGCTGA
- the glgP gene encoding glycogen phosphorylase → MNAPFSYASPTLSVEALKHSIAYKLMFTVGKDPAIANKHEWLNATLFAVRDRLVERWLRSNRAQLSQEVRQVYYLSMEFLIGRTLSNALLSLGIYEDVKNALEEMGLDLEELIDEENDPGLGNGGLGRLAACFLDSLATLGLPGRGYGIRYDYGMFKQNIVDGRQKESPDYWLEYGNPWEFKRHNTRYKVRFGGRIQQEGKKARWVETEEILAVAYDQIIPGYDTDATNTLRLWNAQASSEINLGKFNQGDYFAAVEDKNHSENVSRVLYPDDSTYSGRELRLRQEYFLVSSTMQDILSRHYQLHKTYANLADKIAIHLNDTHPVLSIPELMRLLIDEHKFEWEEAFEVTCQVFSYTNHTLMSEALETWPVDMLGKILPRHLQIIFEINDYFLKTLQEQYPNDTGLLGRASIIDESNGRRVRMAWLAVVVSHKVNGVSELHSNLMVQSLFADFASIFPMRFSNKTNGVTPRRWLALANPALSEVLDENIGQTWRTDLSQLNDLKQHIDYPTVHQAVRKAKLANKKRLATYIGQQLNVVVNPDALFDVQIKRIHEYKRQLMNVLHVITRYNRIKADPEAEWVPRVNIFAGKAASAYYMAKHIIHLINDVAEVINNDLQVKDKLKVVFIPNYSVSLAQLIIPAADLSEQISLAGTEASGTSNMKFALNGALTIGTLDGANVEMLDHVGKDNIFIFGNTAEEVEALRSKGYNPREYYEKDEELRQVLTQVATGAFSPGEPGRYRDLVDSLINFGDHYQVLADYRSYVDCQDKVDEVYQQPEEWTIRTMHNIANMGYFSSDRTIQEYADEIWHIKPVRL, encoded by the coding sequence ATGAACGCACCCTTCTCCTATGCATCACCCACGCTGAGCGTCGAGGCGCTTAAACACTCGATTGCCTATAAGCTGATGTTTACGGTGGGGAAAGACCCTGCCATCGCCAATAAACACGAGTGGCTTAACGCGACGCTCTTTGCCGTGCGCGACAGGCTGGTGGAGCGCTGGCTGCGTTCCAACCGCGCCCAGCTTTCTCAGGAAGTCCGCCAGGTTTACTACCTGTCGATGGAGTTTCTGATCGGGCGCACGCTGTCTAACGCGCTGCTTTCCCTCGGCATCTATGAAGATGTGAAAAATGCCCTCGAAGAGATGGGCCTCGACCTCGAAGAGTTGATTGACGAGGAGAACGACCCCGGCCTTGGCAACGGTGGCTTAGGGCGTCTCGCCGCCTGTTTCCTCGACTCGCTGGCGACCCTGGGGCTGCCGGGGCGTGGCTACGGCATCCGCTACGACTACGGGATGTTCAAGCAAAACATTGTTGATGGCCGCCAGAAAGAGTCGCCGGATTACTGGCTGGAGTACGGCAACCCGTGGGAGTTTAAGCGCCACAATACGCGCTACAAGGTGCGTTTCGGCGGGCGTATTCAGCAGGAGGGGAAAAAGGCTCGCTGGGTCGAAACCGAAGAGATCCTGGCGGTCGCCTATGACCAGATTATTCCGGGCTACGACACCGACGCGACCAACACGCTGCGGCTGTGGAACGCCCAGGCGAGCAGCGAGATCAACCTCGGTAAGTTTAACCAGGGTGATTACTTCGCGGCGGTGGAAGACAAAAACCACTCCGAGAACGTGTCCCGCGTGCTTTATCCCGATGACTCGACCTATTCGGGGCGCGAGCTGCGTCTGCGTCAGGAATACTTCCTGGTTTCATCAACCATGCAGGACATCCTGAGCCGCCATTATCAGTTGCATAAAACCTATGCCAATCTTGCGGATAAAATTGCGATTCACCTGAATGACACCCACCCGGTGCTGTCTATCCCAGAGCTGATGCGGCTGCTGATTGACGAGCATAAGTTTGAATGGGAGGAAGCGTTCGAAGTGACCTGCCAGGTCTTCTCGTACACCAACCACACGCTGATGAGCGAGGCGCTGGAAACCTGGCCGGTGGACATGCTCGGCAAAATCCTGCCACGCCATCTGCAGATAATCTTTGAGATTAACGACTACTTCCTGAAAACCCTGCAGGAGCAGTACCCGAACGACACGGGGCTGCTGGGCAGGGCATCTATTATCGACGAATCCAACGGCAGGCGTGTGCGAATGGCCTGGCTTGCGGTGGTGGTCAGCCATAAGGTGAATGGCGTGTCTGAACTGCACTCCAACCTGATGGTGCAGTCCCTGTTTGCCGACTTTGCCAGTATCTTCCCGATGCGTTTTAGCAACAAAACGAACGGCGTCACGCCGCGCCGCTGGCTGGCGCTTGCCAACCCGGCGCTGTCTGAAGTGCTGGATGAGAATATCGGGCAGACCTGGCGCACGGACTTAAGCCAGCTGAACGACCTTAAACAGCACATTGACTACCCGACGGTGCATCAGGCGGTGCGCAAGGCCAAGCTGGCGAATAAAAAACGGCTGGCAACGTACATCGGGCAGCAACTCAACGTGGTGGTGAACCCGGATGCTTTGTTCGACGTGCAGATTAAGCGCATTCATGAATATAAGCGTCAGTTAATGAACGTGTTGCATGTGATCACCCGCTATAACCGCATCAAAGCCGATCCGGAGGCGGAATGGGTGCCACGCGTGAATATTTTCGCGGGTAAAGCGGCGTCGGCCTATTACATGGCGAAGCATATTATCCATCTTATCAATGATGTAGCGGAGGTAATCAACAACGACCTGCAGGTTAAAGATAAACTGAAAGTGGTGTTTATCCCCAACTACAGTGTCAGTCTCGCCCAGTTGATTATTCCAGCGGCAGATCTCTCCGAGCAAATTTCGCTGGCGGGAACCGAAGCTTCCGGCACCAGTAATATGAAGTTCGCACTTAACGGAGCACTGACCATTGGTACGCTGGACGGTGCCAACGTGGAGATGCTCGACCACGTCGGCAAGGACAACATCTTTATCTTCGGCAACACCGCAGAAGAGGTGGAGGCGCTTCGCAGTAAAGGCTACAACCCTCGGGAGTATTACGAGAAGGACGAAGAGTTGCGCCAGGTGCTGACGCAAGTCGCGACGGGGGCATTCAGCCCCGGAGAGCCAGGGCGTTATCGGGACTTGGTGGACTCGTTGATTAACTTTGGCGATCACTACCAGGTGCTGGCGGATTACCGCAGCTATGTGGACTGCCAGGACAAGGTGGATGAGGTTTACCAGCAGCCGGAGGAGTGGACTATCCGCACCATGCACAATATCGCCAATATGGGCTATTTCTCGTCCGACAGGACGATTCAGGAGTACGCCGACGAGATTTGGCATATTAAGCCGGTGAGATTGTAG
- the glgA gene encoding glycogen synthase GlgA: MQVLHVCSEMFPLLKTGGLADVLGALPAAQIAGGVDTRVLLPAFPDVRRGIEDIQVVAHRQTFAGDMRLLYGHYNGVGVYLIDAPHLYERPGSPYHDTNQFAYQDNVLRFALLGWVGAEMACGLDPFWHPDVVHAHDWHAGLTPAYLEVRGRPAKSVFTVHNLAYQGMFYAHHLSEIDLPWWVYDMNGLEFHGQISYLKAGLYYADHITAVSPTYAREITDPHFAYGMEGLLRQRQREGRLSGILNGVDDKIWNPESDLLLASRYNRDSLEDKAENKRQLQVAMGLKVNDKVPLFAVVSRLTNQKGLDLVLEALPGLLEQGGQLALLGAGDSVLQEGFLAAAAEHPGQVGVQIGYHEAFSHRIMGGADVILVPSRFEPCGLTQLYGLKYGTLPLVRRTGGLADTVSDTSLENLADGVATGFVFEDSNAWSLLRAIRRAFVLWSRPSLWRYVQRQAMNMDFSWQVAAQAYRDLYQRLM, translated from the coding sequence ATGCAGGTCTTACATGTCTGTTCCGAGATGTTTCCTTTGCTGAAAACGGGCGGTCTTGCGGACGTGCTGGGCGCTTTGCCCGCGGCACAAATTGCCGGCGGTGTTGATACGCGCGTCCTGCTGCCCGCTTTTCCTGATGTACGGCGAGGAATCGAAGATATTCAGGTGGTTGCTCACCGACAGACGTTCGCGGGCGATATGCGCCTGCTCTACGGCCACTACAACGGCGTTGGCGTTTACCTGATTGATGCCCCCCATCTTTATGAACGCCCGGGCAGCCCATACCACGACACAAACCAGTTCGCTTACCAGGACAATGTGCTGCGCTTTGCGCTGCTTGGCTGGGTTGGGGCAGAAATGGCCTGTGGCCTGGATCCTTTCTGGCATCCCGATGTGGTGCATGCCCACGACTGGCACGCCGGGCTGACTCCGGCCTACCTTGAGGTTCGCGGGCGGCCAGCGAAGTCGGTATTTACCGTTCACAATCTCGCCTATCAGGGAATGTTCTATGCTCATCACTTAAGTGAAATTGATTTGCCGTGGTGGGTTTACGACATGAACGGACTGGAATTCCACGGGCAGATTTCGTACCTGAAGGCCGGGCTTTACTATGCAGACCACATTACCGCCGTCAGTCCAACCTATGCGAGGGAGATTACTGACCCGCATTTTGCTTATGGCATGGAAGGGCTGCTGCGCCAGCGCCAGCGTGAAGGGCGCCTGTCAGGCATTTTAAACGGCGTGGACGACAAGATTTGGAATCCGGAAAGCGATCTGCTGCTGGCCTCGCGATATAACCGCGATTCGCTGGAGGATAAAGCCGAAAACAAACGCCAGCTGCAGGTGGCGATGGGGCTGAAGGTGAACGACAAAGTCCCGCTGTTCGCCGTGGTCAGCCGGTTAACCAACCAAAAAGGGCTGGATTTGGTGCTTGAGGCATTGCCGGGGCTGCTGGAGCAGGGCGGCCAGCTCGCGCTGTTGGGGGCCGGGGATTCCGTGCTGCAGGAAGGGTTCCTGGCTGCAGCGGCCGAGCATCCCGGTCAGGTCGGCGTCCAGATTGGCTATCACGAGGCATTTTCCCATCGCATCATGGGCGGTGCTGACGTGATTTTAGTCCCAAGCCGCTTTGAGCCCTGCGGCTTAACGCAGCTCTACGGCCTGAAATATGGCACTTTGCCGCTGGTGCGGCGAACCGGTGGCCTGGCCGACACCGTGTCTGATACTTCTCTCGAGAATCTGGCCGACGGTGTGGCTACCGGTTTTGTGTTTGAAGACAGTAATGCCTGGTCGCTGCTCCGCGCGATCCGGCGTGCTTTCGTGCTGTGGTCCCGCCCGTCACTGTGGCGTTATGTGCAGCGGCAGGCAATGAATATGGATTTTAGCTGGCAGGTAGCGGCGCAGGCATACCGCGACCTTTATCAACGCTTGATGTAA